Below is a window of Microcoleus sp. AS-A8 DNA.
AATTAAAAATGAAACCTTAATTTTAAATTAATTATAAGTTTTATTTTAATTGGTGATGAGAACTTAAAAAACCTAATCAGATCTTTTCTAATGTTAATCATGAGCTACGACTGATATGGTGATTAAAGTTGGTAATCCAAGTCTTTTAAATCGTTTAGGTGAAAGCGTCGTCATTGGAGTGTCTACGCTATGAAAGTGAAATATCTGCTCCACGTTTATGACCAAGGAGTTAGGGATTTTTCTGGTGTTGATCTCAGCGGAGCAGACTTAAGGGGAGTCACTCTGATTGGAGTCAACCTCACAGGAGCTAACTTAACCGGTGCTAACTTGAGTCGAGCGTTTCTCACCAAGTCAGATTTGAGTGGTGCTCAGATGAACTGGGCTAATCTCAGTTTTGTCAAAATGAGCGAAGCCAAACTCGTAGAAGCCGATTTAACGAAAGCCAACTTGAGCGGAGCTTTCATGGTGAAGTCAAAACTTCCAGGAGCTAAGCTGAGTGGCGCAAATCTTAGTGCCACTAATCTGAGGCGTGCTAACTTATGGGGGGCTAACCTCTGCTCGGCAGATTTACAAAGAACGAATCTACGAGATGCCAACTTGAGTGGTGTCAACTTCAATTGGGCGAATTTATCAGAGGCGAGATTAGTTGGAGCAAAGCTGTATGGGGCTTCGTTGAATGGGGTGAACTTAAGTAAAGCCTTTTTAAAAGAAGTCGATCTGGGTGGCGTTGATTTAGAAGGTGTAAGCCTGAGGGAAGCTAAATTGAGCGGTGCTAACTTGGAAGGAGCGAACTTGACAAGGGCTGATTTGAGTGAAGCCAATCTACACGGTGCCAATCTCAAAGGAGTAGACTTCACAGGAGCTAACCTGACAAAAGCCTCTCTAGATCAGGCCAATCTAACATGGGCGATTTTGAAAAAGGCAGATTTAAGGGGAGCGAATTTGAGTGAAGCCAAGCTGAATGGAATTGACTTTGAGGATATGCAGATTGGTGGTGCGATTCTCCCGGAATCAACAGACCGCTTCTTGTATTACGCAATGTAAAAAGTCAGCGTCATTTGAGCAGGGCAAAGGCTCTGAATCCCTATTAATTGTTGCCCTGCTACCTAATCAAATAGGTATGGAGCTTAAAGTTTGAATGCGAGTGAATTCATATTACATTCGTGAGCATCCCAATATTATGTTTTTTAACGCAGAGGGATGCAGAGAATGCGAGAGCTAATTTTTTGTTAATTTTGATTGGATAGGAAACAATCAGACAGGTCAGAATGGGGTTGGGTTATTCCCTGGCTCAGGCCCAGGGCAGTGATAAAGTCGATACCAGTAGCTATCCACCTTAGGCAAGCGCTGGGGAGCCGCAAAACATTTTTGTTGGGCTAAGTCTATACCTGCGTGGAAATTCACGAGCCATACATCCAGGGGGCGAGGTAGTCCAGCTACTGTTTCTTGAAGTGTAATTGTCGGGTTTTTCCCTTGAGAATCTAACTTGTCACGAGCTAGGAGAAACGTAGGAGACGTTGTATCCCGACTGGCTGAGGAATTAGACGAGTCAAGGTGCTTGAATTCCCAAGCTAACCCCATCATTCTACCGGTATGACCATGGTGTTGATGGGTCGTAGCAATCAGAACGGGAGCATCTGACAGTTTCTCAATCACATTGACCATCAGATCGGGACGAATGCTTTGCAAATAGCCAAGATTCCAAGTCACTGTCACTCCTCCCAAAAGTCCCATCAACCAAATCAGGATGATGGCTTTTTTACCCCCTCTTCTGGAAAAGCGAACCCTAGAGGATGGCTGAGGCGCTGT
It encodes the following:
- a CDS encoding pentapeptide repeat-containing protein, with the protein product MKVKYLLHVYDQGVRDFSGVDLSGADLRGVTLIGVNLTGANLTGANLSRAFLTKSDLSGAQMNWANLSFVKMSEAKLVEADLTKANLSGAFMVKSKLPGAKLSGANLSATNLRRANLWGANLCSADLQRTNLRDANLSGVNFNWANLSEARLVGAKLYGASLNGVNLSKAFLKEVDLGGVDLEGVSLREAKLSGANLEGANLTRADLSEANLHGANLKGVDFTGANLTKASLDQANLTWAILKKADLRGANLSEAKLNGIDFEDMQIGGAILPESTDRFLYYAM